In Ipomoea triloba cultivar NCNSP0323 chromosome 7, ASM357664v1, a single genomic region encodes these proteins:
- the LOC116024579 gene encoding protein SUPPRESSOR OF MAX2 1-like, translated as MRSGLSTILQTLTPEAASVLNHSIAEASRRNHGQTTPLHVAATLLGSPSGYLRQACIRSHPNSSHPLQCRALELCFSVALERLPTAQNMPPGTEPPVSNALNAALKRAQANQRRGCPEQQQQPLLAVKVELEQLIISILDDPGVSRVMREASFSSPAVKATIEQTLNSTSNHTHHHTAPVNLGSFSGIGPRMLPNPAAISPAPPNRNMYLNPRLGSGQVGNQNQTYQRNEELRKVLEILAKTKKRNPILVGEGEPEAVAKELFRRIEKSELGAAGEGPLKNLQLIPIDKDSLLSDKTEIPVKIKELGGLIGTRLGNGKGVILDLGDLKWLVEQPPSGGIPATQQPQPVVSDASRTAVAEIAKLLAAFAGDRIWLIGTATCETYLRCQVYHSSMENDWDLQAVPMASKSTNPGIGIGISPWLGKERLLSNPCESLSPLKTFPVAAVPPLLRCIPENVNLVRRASVTTSCPQCMEKYEQELAKLVSEFENSPSDANSDSARPTLPQWLQNAKISNGDKGTSLSQSKDQELLKLKTQALQKKWSEKCLQLHPNFHHNVGSEKATGSPMLGMPSLQNPNLLLRQPLQPKLQTAKSLGETLQPKLQSTKGLGETLQPKLQTTKGIGEALQLNTQQRASSGRPPQLATSPPESPVRTELVLGQKPTEITSQKSQDDHVKDFLGCISLESEKKILGKFASALDADTYKRLLKGLVEKAWWQQDAASAVASAVTKCRLGNGRQRGGASKGDTWLIFTGPDRIGKRKMASVLADQICGASPILVSLGSRRDDEETEKDFRGKTAIDRIAEAVRRNPFSVIMLEDVDEANMLVRGNIKRAMERGRLTDSHGREISLGNIIFILTGNWSTINPESYRNENSMDDKKMASLSSGNWQLRLAIGQKSTKRGASWLYDDEDRPTKQRKELGLGLGFDLNEAADTADDRADGSHNSSDLTIEHEDELGLENMQFSITSVPHELVNAADDLVVFKPIDFALVRRKIKKTISSIEDKVVIEVEEEVIDRILAGLWRGQMSLDEWVHNVLAPSFDKLQPRLSSPHDDNTIVRLQLEPDTDLSGRSATGEWLPSKVTVTAS; from the exons ATGCGGTCTGGGTTGAGTACAATTTTGCAGACGTTAACCCCGGAGGCGGCTAGCGTACTCAACCACTCCATAGCCGAGGCGAGCCGCCGGAACCACGGGCAGACCACGCCGCTGCACGTAGCCGCCACGCTGCTCGGCTCCCCATCCGGCTATCTCCGGCAGGCGTGCATCCGGTCCCACCCCAATTCCTCCCACCCGCTGCAGTGCCGCGCGCTGGAGCTCTGCTTCAGCGTGGCGCTCGAGCGGCTCCCCACGGCACAGAACATGCCGCCGGGGACCGAGCCGCCGGTCTCCAACGCGCTTAATGCGGCTCTCAAGCGCGCCCAGGCGAATCAGCGCCGGGGCTGCCCcgagcagcagcagcagccgcTCCTAGCCGTCAAAGTCGAGCTCGAGCAGCTGATAATTTCGATTCTTGATGACCCCGGCGTGAGCCGGGTCATGAGGGAGGCCAGCTTTTCTAGCCCGGCTGTGAAAGCAACAATAGAGCAGACATTAAATTCCACTTCTAATCACACCCATCACCATACCGCTCCGGTGAATTTGGGGAGTTTTAGTGGAATTGGGCCTCGGATGCTCCCAAATCCGGCCGCCATATCGCCGGCGCCGCCGAATCGGAATATGTATCTGAATCCCCGGCTAGGTTCAGGGCAGGTGGGGAATCAGAATCAGACTTATCAGAGAAACGAAGAACTCAGGAAAGTTCTAGAAATTCTCGCTAAGACCAAGAAACGAAACCCGATTTTAGTCGGCGAAGGCGAGCCGGAGGCCGTGGCTAAGGAGCTCTTCCGAAGAATCGAGAAATCCGAGCTGGGCGCCGCCGGTGAAGGCCCTCTCAAGAATCTTCAACTCATTCCAATCGACAAAGATTCATTATTATCCGACAAGACCGAGATTCCTGTTAAGATCAAAGAACTGGGCGGATTAATAGGGACTAGGTTAGGGAATGGCAAAGGCGTGATTCTTGATTTGGGCGATTTGAAATGGCTAGTGGAACAGCCGCCGAGCGGCGGGATTCCGGCCACCCAGCAGCCGCAACCGGTGGTTTCCGACGCCAGCCGCACCGCCGTGGCGGAGATAGCGAAGCTCCTCGCCGCTTTCGCCGGCGATAGGATATGGTTAATAGGCACAGCCACTTGTGAGACTTATTTAAGGTGTCAAGTTTATCATTCCTCCATGGAAAATGATTGGGATCTACAAGCAGTCCCCATGGCCTCAAAGTCAACTAATCCTGGGATTGGGATTGGGATTTCTCCCTG GCTTGGAAAGGAAAGATTGTTGAGCAACCCTTGCGAGTCGTTAAGTCCATTGAAAACTTTTCCTGTTGCTGCGGTGCCTCCTTTACTGAGATGCATACCCGAGAACGTGAATCTTGTTAGGAGGGCGAGTGTGACGACGTCGTGTCCTCAATGTATGGAGAAATATGAACAAGAGCTGGCGAAGCTAGTGTCTGAGTTCGAGAATTCGCCTTCCGATGCTAATTCGGATTCAGCTCGACCGACGTTGCCCCAGTGGTTGCAAAATGCGAAGATAAGTAATGGCGATAAGGGAACGTCGCTATCGCAG AGTAAGGATCAAGAACTTTTGAAGCTGAAGACTCAAGCTTTACAGAAAAAATGGAGTGAAAAATGCTTGCAACTTCATCCGAATTTCCACCATAATGTTGGTTCTGAGAAGGCGACGGGTTCTCCCATGTTGGGTATGCCAAGCTTACAGAACCCGAACTTGCTTTTGCGCCAGCCTTTGCAACCTAAACTTCAAACAGCCAAAAGCCTCGGGGAGACTTTGCAACCTAAACTACAAAGTACTAAAGGCCTCGGGGAGACTTTGCAACCGAAACTACAAACTACTAAGGGCATCGGGGAGGCTTTGCAATTGAACACACAACAAAGGGCCAGCAGTGGCAGACCTCCACAGCTTGCCACTAGCCCTCCCGAGAGCCCCGTGAGGACTGAATTGGTTCTTGGGCAAAAACCAACCGAAATCACCTCCCAAAAATCTCAAGACGACCACGTTAAGGACTTCCTTGGCTGCATCTCTTTGGagtcggagaagaagatcctTGGCAAATTCGCGAGTGCGTTGGATGCTGATACATACAAAAGGCTACTCAAGGGTCTCGTGGAGAAGGCATGGTGGCAGCAGGATGCAGCCTCGGCTGTGGCTTCTGCTGTAACGAAATGTAGgttaggcaatggaagacagcGGGGCGGGGCGTCGAAAGGCGACACATGGTTGATATTTACAGGCCCCGACCGGATTGGCAAGAGGAAAATGGCCTCAGTTCTTGCTGATCAAATATGCGGGGCTAGTCCAATATTGGTATCTCTTGGCTCCCGTCGTGATGATGAGGAAACCGAGAAGGATTTCCGTGGTAAAACAGCTATAGACCGCATAGCAGAGGCTGTTAGAAGAAATCCGTTCTCTGTCATTATGCTCGAGGATGTCGATGAGGCGAACATGCTGGTTCGAGGGAACATAAAACGGGCGATGGAACGAGGTAGGCTTACTGATTCTCATGGCCGGGAGATCAGTCTTGGGAACATTATATTCATTCTTACTGGAAACTGGTCTACAATAAACCCCGAAAGTTACCGAAATGAGAACTCGATGGATGATAAAAAGATGGCATCTCTCTCTAGTGGCAATTGGCAGCTAAGACTAGCAATAGGCCAAAAGAGCACAAAGCGTGGGGCGAGCTGGTTGTACGACGACGAAGACAGGCCAACAAAACAGAGGAAAGAGCTAGGTTTAGGGCTCGGTTTTGACCTCAACGAAGCGGCCGACACTGCTGATGACCGAGCCGACGGATCACACAACTCGAGTGATCTCACTATCGAGCACGAAGACGAGCTAGGGCTAGAAAACATGCAATTCTCAATCACATCCGTCCCCCACGAGCTCGTAAACGCTGCAGACGACCTCGTCGTGTTCAAGCCCATCGACTTCGCCTTGGTTCGTCGTAAGATCAAGAAGACGATCTCCTCTATCGAAGACAAGGTTGTGATAGAAGTGGAAGAAGAGGTAATAGACAGGATCCTAGCCGGGCTGTGGCGCGGCCAAATGAGCCTCGACGAGTGGGTTCACAACGTCTTAGCCCCGAGCTTCGACAAGCTCCAGCCCCGCTTATCGTCTCCCCACGACGACAACACCATCGTCCGGCTTCAGCTCGAACCCGACACTGATTTGAGCGGCCGGAGCGCCACCGGAGAATGGCTGCCCAGTAAAGTCACGGTAACGGCCAGTTGA